The Mixophyes fleayi isolate aMixFle1 chromosome 1, aMixFle1.hap1, whole genome shotgun sequence genome includes a region encoding these proteins:
- the LOC142143967 gene encoding gamma-crystallin-3-like: MGKIIFYEDRNFQGRSYECNSECPDMSSYFRRCNSICVDSGNWILYEHPNYRGHQYFLHRGEYPEFQQWMGYNDSIRSCRLSPQHQGSFRVRIYEKEDFRGQMMEFNEDCHNVNERFRYHDIHSAHIQDGYWMFYEEPNYRGRQFYLRPGEYRRYTDWGATGPRIGSFRRVHHMY; encoded by the exons ATGGGAAAG aTCATTTTCTACGAGGACAGGAACTTCCAGGGTCGCTCCTATGAGTGCAACTCTGAATGTCCAGAtatgtcctcatattttagacGCTGTAACTCCATTTGTGTGGACAGTGGAAACTGGATCCTGTATGAACACCCCAACTACAGAGGACACCAGTACTTCCTTCATAGAGGCGAGTACCCTGAATTCCAGCAATGGATGGGTTACAATGACTCCATTCGGTCTTGCCGCCTAAGCCCACAG CACCAAGGTTCATTCAGAGTCAGGATCTATGAGAAAGAAGACTTCAGAGGTCAGATGATGGAATTCAATGAAGATTGTCATAATGTCAATGAGAGATTCCGTTACCATGATATCCACTCTGCTCACATACAAGATGGGTACTGGATGTTCTATGAAGAGCCCAACTACAGGGGACGTCAGTTTTATCTGAGACCTGGAGAATACAGAAGATACACTGACTGGGGAGCCACAGGCCCCAGAATTGGTTCCTTCAGACGTGTCCatcatatgtattaa
- the LOC142103946 gene encoding gamma-crystallin-3-like encodes MGKIIFYEDRNFQGRSYECNSECPDMSSYFRRCNSIRVDSGNWILYEHPNYRGHQYFLHRGEYPEFQQWMGYNDSIRSCRLSPQHQGSFRVRIYEKDDFRGQMMEFNEDCHNVNERFRYNDIHSAHIQDGYWMFYEEPNYRGRQFYLRPGEYRRYTDWGATSPRIGSFRRVHHMY; translated from the exons ATGGGAAAG atcatTTTCTACGAGGACAGGAACTTCCAGGGTCGCTCCTATGAGTGCAACTCTGAGTGTCCAGAcatgtcctcatattttagacGCTGTAACTCCATTCGTGTGGACAGTGGAAACTGGATCCTGTATGAACACCCCAACTACAGAGGACACCAGTACTTCCTCCATAGAGGAGAGTACCCTGAATTCCAGCAATGGATGGGTTACAATGACTCCATTCGGTCTTGCCGCCTAAGCCCACAG CACCAAGGTTCATTCAGAGTCAGGATCTATGAGAAAGATGACTTCAGAGGTCAGATGATGGAATTCAATGAAGATTGTCATAATGTCAATGAGAGATTCCGTTACAATGATATCCACTCTGCTCATATACAAGATGGGTACTGGATGTTCTATGAAGAGCCCAACTACAGGGGACGTCAGTTTTATCTGAGACCTGGAGAATACAGAAGATACACTGATTGGGGAGCCACAAGCCCCAGAATTGGTTCCTTCAGACGTGTCCatcatatgtattaa
- the LOC142103957 gene encoding gamma-crystallin-3-like → ISQIIFYEDRNFQGRSYECNSECPDMSSYFRRCNSIRVDSGNWILYEHPNYRGHQYFLHKGEYPEFQQWMGYNDSIRSCRLSPQHQGSFRVRIYEKDDFMGQMMEFSEDCQNVNERFRYNDIHSAQIQDGYWMFYEEPNYRGRQFYLRPGEYKRYTDWGATGPRIGSFRRVHHMF, encoded by the exons attTCACAGATAATTTTCTATGAGGACAGGAACTTCCAGGGTCGCTCCTATGAGTGCAACTCTGAATGTCCAGAtatgtcctcatattttagacGTTGTAACTCTATTCGTGTGGACAGTGGAAACTGGATCCTGTATGAACACCCCAACTACAGAGGACACCAGTACTTCCTCCATAAAGGAGAGTACCCTGAATTCCAGCAATGGATGGGTTACAATGACTCCATTCGGTCTTGTCGCCTAAGCCCACAG CACCAAGGTTCATTCAGAGTCAGGATCTATGAGAAAGATGACTTCATGGGTCAGATGATGGAATTCAGTGAAGATTGTCAAAATGTAAATGAGAGATTCCGTTACAATGATATCCACTCTGCTCAGATACAAGATGGGTACTGGATGTTCTATGAAGAGCCCAACTACAGGGGACGTCAGTTTTACCTGAGACCTGGAGAATACAAAAGATACACTGATTGGGGAGCCACAGGCCCCAGAATTGGTTCCTTCAGACGTGTCCATCATATGTTTTAA